One window of the Melanotaenia boesemani isolate fMelBoe1 chromosome 14, fMelBoe1.pri, whole genome shotgun sequence genome contains the following:
- the usp46 gene encoding ubiquitin carboxyl-terminal hydrolase 46 has translation MTVRNIASICNMGTNASALEKDIGPEQFPINEHYFGLVNFGNTCYCNSVLQALYFCRPFRENVLAYKAQQKKKENLLTCLADLFHSIATQKKKVGVIPPKKFISRLRKENDLFDNYMQQDAHEFLNYLLNTVADILQEEKKQEKQNGRLKNNGTAVTAESEIENKAEPTWVHDIFQGTLTNETRCLNCETVSSKDEDFLDLSVDVEQNTSITHCLRDFSNTETLCSEYKYYCETCCSKQEAQKRMRVKKLPMILALHLKRFKYMEQLHRYTKLSYRVVFPLELRLFNTSGDAVNLDRMYDLVAVVVHCGSGPNRGHYITIVKSHGFWLLFDDDIVEKIDAQAIEEFYGLTSDISKNSESGYILFYQSRE, from the exons ATGACTGTCAGAAACATCGCCTCCATTTGTAATATG GGCACCAATGCCTCTGCTCTGGAGAAAGACATCGGCCCGGAGCAATTCCCAATCAATGAACACTACTTTGGATTGGTCAAT TTTGGAAACACATGTTACTGCAACTCAGTGCTGCAGGCTCTCTACTTCTGCCGGCCTTTCCGGGAGAACGTCCTGGCTTACAAAGCccagcagaagaagaaggagaaccTGCTCACATGCCTGGCTGACCTGTTTCACTCCATCGccacacagaagaagaaagtgGGCGTCATCCCGCCCAAGAAGTTCATCTCCCGGCTTCGGAAGGAGAACG ATCTGTTTGACAACTACATGCAACAGGACGCCCACGAATTTCTCAACTACCTGCTGAACACGGTGGCCGATATCCTGCAAGAGGagaagaagcaggaaaagcagaacGGCCGTCTCAAGAACAACGGCACCGCTGTCACCGCTGAGAGCGAGATTGAGAACAAGGCAGAGCCCACATGGGTTCACGACATCTTCCAAGGCACACTGACCAATGAGACGCGCTGCCTCAACTGTGAAACG GTAAGCAGCAAAGATGAGGACTTCCTGGATCTTTCTGTGGATGTGGAGCAGAACACATCAATAACACACTGTCTCAG GGACTTCAGTAACACAGAGACTTTGTGCAGTGAATACAAATACTACTGTGAAACATGCTGCAGCAAGCAAGAAGCACAGAAACG GATGCGCGTGAAGAAGCTTCCTATGATCCTGGCGCTCCACCTCAAGAGGTTTAAGTACATGGAGCAGCTGCATCGCTACACCAAGCTATCCTACCGGGTGGTTTTCCCCCTCGAACTGCGCCTGTTTAACACGTCTGGGGATGCAGTCAACCTGGATCGCATGTACGACTTGGTGGCGGTGGTGGTCCACTGTGGAAG TGGTCCAAACAGAGGTCATTACATCACCATCGTGAAGAGTCATGGTTTCTGGCTGCTGTTTGATGATGACATTGTGGAG AAAATCGACGCCCAGGCCATCGAGGAGTTTTACGGGCTTACCTCAGACATTTCCAAGAACTCTGAGTCGGGATACATCCTCTTCTACCAGTCCAGGGAGTGA